TACCTCCAACTGGCGGTGGACTTCGCCCTGCCCCTGCGCCTGTCGGGGGCATCGAGCGAGCGGGCCATTGGCTTCCCGTTCCGCCGCCTGGCCCGAGAGGCCGGCGTGGTGTTCCCCGACCACTTCATGACCGTGCGCGGGCGCGGGTCCCGAGGCACCGTCGAGGGGATCATCGCCACGCTGCGCCCCGGAGTGACCGAGGTGTACGTCCACCCGGCGCAAGACACCCCCGAACTCCGAGCCCTCACCAGTGCGTGGGAATCCCAGGTAGACGACTACGCCCTGGTCACCGGCACCACGAGCCTGCGCGGCGAGCTCGACCGAGCCGGCATCCAACGGATCGGCTACCTCCCCCTCCGCGACCTCCAACGGGCCCAATGACCCTGCATCGCGCCGCCCTGGTCCTCGTCCTTGGAGCAACCTTGCTGCTGGCGTCCTGCGCGGACGAATCCGTCCCCACCGGGACCGTCCCTACCCTCGTCCCCCGCAACGTTTACCCCAAAAAAGTCATCACTGTGGACGACGCCGGCTTCGACGCCTCGGCGGTAGAAATCGTCTCAGGGCAGGTGCTCGTTATCGTCAACACCGGCGACGAGCCCCACTCCTTCAGTTCCACCGAGCGCTTCGACACGGGTCTCCTGGATCCCGGGACGACCTCCACGGTGCTGCTCACCAAACCGGGCAAGATCCGCTTTTTCGACAAAGCGAATCGAGACCACAAGGGCACTGTCACCGTCACCACCGCAACAGACATCCCAAGTTAGTACGTGGTCTCGGCGTCGAGCCGCCGCAGCACAGACCGGTATGGCTCACTCCCGGTCAGGGGGATCAGCCCCATCACCAGCCCCATCGGGCCCACCACCTTCACCCGGCCCCGCATAAACGACACACTGGCGTCTACCTCGCCCCTGCTGACGGCCATGAAATCGCTGTAGGTCTGGGTGAGGGTTACCTCGGCGGCGGGGTCGTCGCCAAGCGCCAGTTCGACCCAGCGGCCATTGCGGGCCGCCTGGTGATAGCGCACCTCCCCCTCGGGCCCACCGGTGACCACCACCTGGACCCGGGCCGTGGCCCCGGGACATTCCGGGAGGTCAGTGGTGAGTTCCCGGTGCCGGTCACACCAGGCCTGGCTCAAGTAGGAGACCATGCCCCGAGGCTAGGAGATCGGGGCGTCGGCGTGGAGCCCGGCGAACAGGTCGTCTTCGAGGCTCGAGACCGGCACCCGGCTACTGGCCCGGATGTAGTCGTCGTAGGGGTGGATCGACGCCGCCACCTCCCGGGGCAGCCCAAACCAGAACGGTGATTCGGGGTCGATCTGGGTGGCGTGAGCCAACAGCGCCTCGAAGCGCACCTCGCCATAGCCATCGATGGGGATGGAGGCGTTGATGCGGTCGTCCTGCCAGGGCCGATCAAGCCACTCCTGGCTATACGGCGACTCCAGCCCCAGTTCCAGATATTTGGTGTGAGTGAGTTCGATCCGCTTTTTCGACCACACCGAGTAATAGACCTTGGCCACCTGCCAGGGCTCCCCGGCGTCGCTAACCCACGTCGCATCGGCTGCTTGGTCGATGGCGGGCTGGGTGATCTCGTGCACCCGCAGATGGTCAGGGTGCGGATAGCCCCCCTGCTCGTCGCCGTAGGTGAGCACCACCTGCGGCCGAGTGCGCCGGAGGATCGTGGCCAACCGCTCCGCCGCCTCGGCCAAAGGAGCGCGGGCGAAGCAATCCGGGTTGGCGTTGGCCTCGCTGTCAGCCATGCCGGAGTCGCGGTAGTCGAGCATCACGACCTCGTCGTAGCCGATGATGACCGCCGCGGCCGCGAGCTCAGCCCGCCGAACCGCAGCGATGTCGGCCTTGACCTCCTCGGTGTCCATGGCCGGGTTGAGGATGTCGCCCTCCTCGCCACCGGTGCAGCAGACGAGGACCGTGCGGACCCCGTCGTCGTGATACTTCGCCACGGTCCCCGCCCCCTTCGACGATTCGTCGTCGGGGTGGGCGTGGACAGACAGGAGGCACAGAGGATCGGCGGGCATCCGGAGGAGGATACCGACGCCTAGCGCCGATCGAGCAGCCCGGCGACGCCAACCTCGTCGAGCAGACCAGCCGCTGGCAGTCGGCGCAGGAGCTCGCGCCAACCATCTCCCTGGGGACCAGCCAGCACGGGGCCGACGAGGACCCGAGCCTCATCGTGCCGGCCGACGCCGGCGAGCAGGACCGCAGGCCAGAACGGGAACTCCTGCTGGTCGGGCTGACGGGCCATGGAGTCGGCATAGATCGCCAGCGCTGTGGCGAGGCCGCCGTCCGTCATGGCCTCCTCGGCGTCCTCTATTCGGCGATAGGCGAGGCTCAGACCCACGAGGCGCCGGAGCTCGACCACGGCTTGGGATGATCCTCCACCCGGACATCGACCACCTGGTCGTGGCCAGGGCGGGCAGTCGCCGCGCCCGCGACCACCGCGAGCGACGCCGATTGCTGTCCGCGCAGATCACCACCCGCGAGCTGTGCCGCGTCGAGGGCACCGAGCAGCCGGACGGCCAGCGGACCGTCGGAGGCGAGGAAGGCCGCCGCCATCGCCTCAGGTACGCCGGGGTGCCACATCATGTTGGCCTGGGCGCTGAAGCCATCGCCGATGATATGACCCGCCGCCTCGATGCACGACGACCCGGTGTGCGCCGCCGAGCGACCCGCCGCATCCACCACGGCCACCTGCCGGGTGTCCGCGTGCGCGTCGGCACCCAACACCGCCGCGAGCGCGTCCGCGGGCGCGCTACCGCCGCGGAGCTGGCTGAGCGTGTCGGGGCCATGGGCGATCTCTGCGATCGCCTGCGTGGCCACCGCGCCGACCCCCGCCTCGAGCCACGGAACGACTGCCCCCACCGCGAAGAAGCGTGACTGCACGGCCACACCCAACTGGCCGGTGGCCGGACACCGGGCGACGACGGAGTACGTTACCGATTCCTCTCAGGCCGGCGAGCGACGCAGAGGAGCGAGGGTGTCCTCGCCGGTGTCGTCGTCCTCGGTGAGGTGCCAGCCGCATCGCTGGGCCAACAAGCGGTGGCCTTCGTCGGGCCCGGAGGCAATCAGCCCGTCTTCGGCGGCCAGCCGCACCGGGCCCCGAGGGCGATACAGGTACCGGCCGCCCCGCAGGACCGCCAGGATGTGGAACCCCGGCTCGATATCGAACTCCAACTCGGCCAGAGAAGCCCCCTCCGCCTCCGACCCTGCCGCCACCGGCACCCGCACGACCACGTCATCGGAGTCGCCCAGCGCGATCGACAGGATCGGGTGGAGTTCCTCTTTCTCCTCAATGAGCCACACCATCTGCTGGGCGGCGTCGCCAAGATCCTCGGCAGCCTGCGACAGATGGAGCAGGCCCCGCAGGGGGGCCGGATCAATGCGATCGTTACTGGCCCGCAAGACCCAGAGCTCCAGGCGGTCTTTCATCTCGTCGAGACGGTCCTCCAGATGACGCACCTCGGCCGCCAAACCCTGATCGCGCAACACCAGTGCCGAATAGGCCAAGCCCACCGCCACCTCAGAAATGTTCTTCATTTCGACCAACACATCCACGGCGCGGTCGAGGTCGGAGAGAACATCTTCTTCGGGTGGAACCGGCGGCTCCCAGTAGGGGGCCGCCGCCAACTCTCGGAGTCGGGAAATCCCCGCCGGTGAACCGCGCAGAAAGATCACGTCACCCGGCAGGCAAATGGCGTCGCCATCCACGTGCGTGATCCAGTGACGTTCGCGACGAATCGCCATCACGCGCATCCCGATCTGTACCGGCAGTTCAAGAGCCGCCAACGGACGCCGGGCCAGATGTGAACCCTCCCGAATGCGCACACGGTGCGATACCTCTTCGGCGTTGGAAAGGTCGGCTACCAGTTCCCGCGGGATACCGAGACGATGGGTGACGATTCGGGCGATGTCCACCGCGGCGTTGCCGATGCGTTCGATCGAGGAGACCACCTGAAGCACCGATGCCATCGCCTCGGCCTCCTTGGGATGACGCGCCGCCAGGACCGACACGGCGCGCATCTCGTGCACCAGATCCGACATCTGGTCTTCGAGTTGGTCCACCTCCTCGGCCATGTCGGGGTCGCCAAAAAACAGGGCGGCGTAGGCCAAGTCCACCATGAGTTCCGAAAGATCCTTCGCTTCGGCGAGCATGGCTCTGAGGTTGCGGGGTCTGGCATCCATCGGGTTCCCGACCAGGATAGAACGCAAACCGCCAGTCTGTGACACGGACTTCACTTCCCCCTGGACCACACTGGTGCTCGTGCGTTCACAACGACTCCTCTCACTGATCCTCTCCCTCGTGGTGGCGGGCCCCATAGTGGCCTGCTCCCGAGCCGACGGCCGCTCGCTCCCACCCCCCGACCGCGCCAGCACCACCGCGCCGAGCACACCGGCCCTACAGACCACCCCGGCCAGTGCGTTCACCCTCCGCAGCACCTCTTTTCCCAACGGACAGGTCCTGGCGGCCAACCTCACCTGTCAGGGCCTGGGAACATCGCCCGACTTCACCTGGACCGCCCCGCCCGCCGATGCGGTCGAACTGGCCCTGGTGGTGCGCGATCAGACCGAGGGTGGCTATCTGCATTGGGTCGTCACCGGCATCGATCCCACCAGTACTGGATTCGGTGGCGGCGGCATGCCCGAGGGTGCCCTGACGGCTGTGAACAGCAGCGGTATCTCCGGATGGTCACCGCCATGTCCGCCCGCCGGAACGGGGGTGCACACCTATGAGGCCACCCTCTACGCCCTGAAGTCGATCCCCCCCGTGGAGGCGGGTGCCCCCGGGACGCCCACGGTGGCACTCATCGAGGGGGCCCGCATCGCCCAGGCCAGCCTCACCGCTACCTACTCACCCGACGCGACCGTCACGATCCCATAGGGCCCCGTGCACCCCAGCGAACGTGTGCGCATCGTCACCGAGACGGCCCGCGCCGTCCTCGAACACCGACTGACCCCGGCCCTGGGGGCCCAAGCCCTGACCCTCCAGCAGGAACAGATCACTCGATTTCTCCGCAGCGATCGCATCGACGTAACCCGGGCCGAGGCCGATGTGGTGGCCCTCACCTTGCGGCGACTAGCCGAACAAATCGCCGACCGCAGCCCCGCCGACCCCGATCCCGCCTTCACCGAGATGGCCCGCATCCTGGGCGAACTGGCCCAGTCGCTCCGCTGATAGCGGCACCCTGACCTAGCTCGGCGCGTCCACCTCACCCACCTCGATGACCCCCGGTGCCGCCGACGCGTTCGCGGCCACCTCCGCCTTACGCACTTGAAACGACGCCACCGCCATGGCCACAACCGAGGGCAGGAAGAAAATCAGTAACTGGGTCGTGAGTAACGCCCCGAACAACGTGGCGTACATCGCCCGATTCACCACCTTGGCCGACGCTCGTCGGGACACCGCCCGGAACCCCAGCGCGGCGGCGACCAAGGGCAAGAAGATCGATAGCGACGTGGGCCAGAACGCCTTGATGTAAAGCGCACGCCCACCCGGCGACCAGTTCGTCACCGCCGCGGCGGTGGCATCGGGGCCAGCGGCGATGGCGTTCTCAAGCGCCGACTGGGCCCACTCGGCCACCCGTTCGGGCGAGGTCGAGATGGCCGCACCCGTGGCCGCACTGATGGGCACCCGGAAGCCAAACAACACGAACAGGATCGTCACCGCCGCCAGTACCAGCGAGGTCAGAGCGGCGCGATGGCCGGGGGGCATCCCAGCGTTGCCCCGCGCCCCCCGAGGAGCTTTGGTAGCGCCACTCGATGGTCGGGAACTGGTGAGACGCGACAGCACCGAGCCGCTTTTCGCCGCCGGGGCAGTGGACCCACCCGTGACGGTCGGCGCCGCCGCCGCTCCGGCGGCCGCGCTGCGGGCGGCTACGTCGGCTCGCTGTTGCCGATTCTGGCTTTGGCGCCGCTGCTTGGATGGTTGCTGCTTACTCGACATGACCGCAGACTAGATCGTGGCGGCTGCCACCGAGAAGGTGAAGGTGCCGCACCCGCCACCCCCTGTCTCACCGAAAATCACGGCTCCGGGTGGACGCCGCGATCGGTAGGGCTTCCAGGCGATCGGCAATCACGTTGGTCACACCCTCAAATCGCTCGAGCCGCCCTCGGACCAACATCGCTGGAGCAGCCCGGGCCACCTGACGATGCGCAGCCCAGCATCCCTTCGACACCACCACATTGATCAGGCCAGTCTCGTCCTCCAGGTTGATGAAGAGCGTGCCCCCCGCGGTAGCGGGCCGTTGGCGATGGGTGACCACGCCCCCCACTCGAACCCGGCGGCCTGCCTCCACTGCCGCCAGACCCGCTGCTGTTACTACCCCGGCGGCGGCGAGGTACTCCCGCACGAATCGGGTGGGGTGGCCGTCGGGACTCACACCGGTAGACCACAAATCAGCCTGGGCCGATTCAGCAGCGGTCATGGCGGGCAACTCGGGGGCGGCCACGCCGGTGACGATCCCCGGCAACCGATCTGGTCCGCCCTGGGCCACCGCCCCCGCCGCCCAGATTCCCTCCCGCCGCGACATGTCGAAACCGCCAAAAGCCCCACTGGTAGCCAGCGCCTCGATCTGGCGGAGGGTGAGCGACACCCGACGGGCCAGGTCCTCCGGGCTGGCATAGGGCCGCCCCGCGGCGATCTGCCGGGCCAGTTCCCTACCGATTCCCCGCACCGAGGAGATCCCCAACCGCACCGCCGGCCCGCCCCGGCCCCACTCCACCGGGGCGGCGGACCGGCCCGCCTTCCCTGGCGCCTCCCCCTCCAGGGTGGTGATGGCGGCCGATGCGTTGAGGTCGGGGGTGCGTACCTCCACGCCATGACGACGGGCATCCCCCACCAGGGTGTGCGGGGCGTAGAAGCCCATCGGCTGCGCATCGAGCAGCGCGGCGCAGAACGCCGCCGGGTACCAACGTTTCAACCATGACGACGCGTAGACCAGATAGGCAAAACTCACCGAGTGGCTCTCGGGGAAGCCATAACTAGCGAAGGCCGCCAACTGCTCCCAAATCACCTCGATGACATCGGGCGACACGCCGCGCTCCCCCGCCCCCTTGGCGAAACGCTGGTGCAGTCGCTCCATCCGTTCGCGACTGCGCTTGGAGCCCATGGCCTGTCGGAGCATGTCGGCCTCGCCAGGGCTGAAGCCAGCGACATCGATGGCCATCTGCATCAACTGCTCCTGGAACAGCGGCACTCCCAGGGTCTTGTTGAGTGACCGTTCCAAGAGTGGGTGTAGATACGTCACTTCCTCCTGGCCGTTGCGGCGACGAATGTACGGGTGCACCGATCCCCCCTGGATGGGACCGGGACGAATCAAAGCCACCTCCACCACCAGGTCGTAGAAGACCCGTGGCCGCAGACGGGGCAACGTGGCCATTTGGGCCCGGCTCTCCACCTGGAATACCCCGATCGAGTCGGCCCGGCTGAGCATGTCGTACACCTCATCGTCTTGGGGAAGAGTGGCGAGATCGACGTGCAGGTCGCCGTGGACCTCTCGCACCATGTCGATGCAGCCGTGCAGCACCTCGAGCATCCCGAGGCCCAGCAGATCGAACTTCACCAGACCCACCGCGGCGCAGTCGTCCTTGTCCCACTGAAGGACCGTGCGATTCTCCATCCGGGCCCATTCCACCGGGCACACCTCCACAATCGGGCGGTCGCAGATCACCATGCCGCCCGAGTGGATCCCCAGATGACGGGGGGCGTGCTCAAGGGCGGCGGCTAGGGCCAGGACGTCGGCGGGGATCTCCTGTTCCACCTTCTGCTGCTGGGCCGTGACCGCCACTCCACCCCCGGCATCGACCTGTGTTGCCCAGGCATCCTGCTGACCGGGGGCATACCCGAGCGCCTTGGCCACATCGCGGATCGACGACTTGGCGCGGTAGGTGATGACGTTGGCCACCTGGGCGGCATGGCGGCGGCCGTACTTGGCGTAGACGTACTGGATCACCTCTTCCCGGCGCCCCGATTCGATGTCGATGTCGATGTCGGGTGGCCCATCGCGCTCGGGGGATAGGAAGCGCTCGAACAGCAGGCCGAGTTGCACGGCATCAACATTGGTGATGCCCAGGGCGTAACAGACCGCGCTGTTGGCGGCACTGCCCCGCCCCTGGCAGTAGATGTTTGAGCGGCGGCAAAAGTCCACGATGTCCCACACCACCAGGAAATAACCGGGGAAACCGAGTTGCTCGATCATGGCCAGTTCGTGCTCGATCTGACGGTACGCCCCCGCCACTCGTTCCTCGCCCCCCGAGCCGTAACGCGACTGGGCGCCGGTGGCGGTGAGGTGGCGGAGGTAGGCCATCTCACTCCCTCCATCGGGACACGCAAACGGCGGCAGCCGCGGCGCCACCAGGTGCAGATCAAACGCACAAGCCCGGCCCAACTCGGCCGCCCGCTCCACCGCCCCGGGCCACCGGGCAAAACGGCGGGCCTGCTCATCACCCGAACGTAAATGCGCTCCGGCACAGGCGGGCAGCCAGCCGTCGAGTTCATCCATGCTGCGCCGCGCCCGTACCGCCGCCATGGCCGTGGCGAGCGGCCGACCGGCCGGCGTGGCGTAGTGGGCGTTGGTAGTGGCCACCACATCCACTCCCGCTTGGATCGCCAAGCGAGCCAGGGCGTCGTTGCGGTGTGAGTCGAGGGGATCACCGTGATCGCAGAGTTCGACCACCACATTGGCGCGACCAAAAGTAGCAATCAGTGCCTCCAACTCTCGGGCGGCGGCGGCCGGGCCATGCCGCTCCAGAGCAGCGGGCACCGAACCCTTGCGGCAGCCCGTGAGCACCAGCCAATGCTCGCCATGCACTGTGTCCCAGGCGATGTCTCGATAATCCGGCTTGCCCTTCTCCGCCCCGGCCAGATGCGCGGTGCTCATCACCGATGCCAAGCGGGCATAGCCCTCGGGATCCCGGGCCAGTACGAGCAGATGGGTGCCCTCGGGGTCGGGAACCCCGTTCTGCGCTTTGGTGAGCCCGAGTGACAACTCGGCCCCGAACACCGTGGGTACCCCCACCGCTCGGGCCGCCTCCGCGAAGCGCACCACCCCGTAAAAACCGTCGTGGTCGGTGATGGCCAGGGCCTCTAGGCCCAGCCGAGCGGCCTCCTCGGCCAACTCCTCGGGATGACTGGCGCCATCGAGAAAACTGAACGTGGAGTGGCAGTGCAACTCGGCGTAGGGGGTGACGTTGGTTCGGCGGGTCAGTCCCGGGGGCGGCTCGTAGGCCGACCGTACCGGTGACCATGCCGGGCTGTCGCCGCCGGTGGCCTCCACCGGCGCCCGGGCCGGGCGGCCGGGGTGGGCGCGATCCGACAACGTCCGTTCCAACTCCTTCCACGACACATCCGGATTGGTGAACCCCACATCGTCATCATCGAACACCTGTTCGTAGTCGTCAAGCGGCGGCGGGCCCGGCCCGCCGTCGTGAAACACTCACGGCATGACCCTCACGATGCGAAAAGCCCAGCACCGGGCAGAGGGTCTCGGTACCGGGTTGGTTCAGGCCGCGCTCCATGATGAGCGCGCCCGGGGGAACACCGTGGCGGCGGGGGGGTGTGCCGCCGAGTTCGTCGACACGCACCCCACCGACGCCACCCTCCTCGCCTCCCCCGGTCCTCGCCGATGACCGACCTCGCTTACTCTGTCCACGGCGAAGGCTCCCCGTTCCTCTGGGCCCACGGGCTCACCAATAGCCGGGCGCAGGAGGAAACTGACGGCCTCTTCAACTGGACCCCACTAGCCCAGCAGGGTCACCAGGTAGTGCGCTATGACGCCCGGGGCCACGGACAGACCGGAGGGCCGCTGGATTCGGCGGCGTACCGCTGGCCCCAGTTGGCCATCGACCTCCTCGGATTGCTCGACACACTCGGCATCCAGCGCACCGCGGCGGGCGGGGCGTCGATGGGTTGCGCCACCCTGCTCTACGCCGCCATTGACGCCCCCGAGCGCTTCGATCGTCTCGTGCTCGTGATCCCACCCACCGCCTGGGAGACCCGCGCCGGGCAAGCCGAGCAGTATGAGGGGTCGGCCCGCTACGTGGAGAAGGCCGGCAAACCGGCCTGGCTGCTGGCGGCGGCGTCGGCCCCCCGCCCGGAGGTGTTCGCTGGTCTTCCCCCCTTCCCCGCCACCGCCGATATCCCCGAGAAACTCCTCCCCTTTGTGCTGCGGGGGGCGGCCGCCTCGGATCTGCCGCCCCCCGATGCCATCGCCACCATCACCCAACCCACCCTGGTGTTGGCCTGGAGAGGCGATGCCGGTCATCCCGTATCCACCGCCGAACAACTGGCGGTACTCCTTCCCGATGCCCGCCTCCGCATAGCCACCGACCTCAGCGAGGTGCTCTCCTGGCCGGCGCAAGTCGCCGCCTTCCTCGATGCGCCCTAACCTGAGCATGCGCACCAAAGATCAGGGGAATCCGATGCCCTATATCGAAGGCCGCGTCGTCCACGATGCCGACGCCCACATTATGGAAGAGCCCACCTGGCTCCTGGACCACGCCGACCCATCGGTGCGGGCAAAGTTGCAACCCAACGCGGACCTCGCCCTGTCTCCGGGTGAGGCCGAGGCGATCGATCAGATGAAGGCCCGCCACGCCGACCCCGTCTTCCGGGCGCGTGATGCCGAGGAGATCATGGATCGTAAGAACTTCAAAGCCACCGGCAGCACCATTGCCGCTGATCGTCCCCTTGCCCTCGATCTGCTCGGCGTGGCTAGTCAGTTGCTCTTCAACACCTTCAACAACGGTCACCTGCTGCGGTTGGAACGCAGCGGCGACGTGGATCTCGCCTACGGCGCCGCCACCGCCCACAACCGCGGCATGGTCGAGTTCTGTTCGGTCGATCCCCGTCTCCTGCCCACCTGCTATGTCCCCCTCGCCAACTTCGAGCGTTCGGCCGCCATCGCCGGCGAGGCCCTCGCCATGGGGGCCGCCGCCCTCCTCATCCCGAGTGGGTGCCCCAACGAGCACTCGCCCAGCCACCTCGGCCTCGATCCGGTGTGGCGCCAGGCGGAGGAAGCCGGGATTCCGATCGTGCTGCACGTGGGTGGCGGGGGCCAACTACTCCACCCGAGCTACTTCGTAAACGGCGGGGCCTATGTGCCGGACTTCCACGGCGGCGATGAGAACTTCCGCTCGGTGGACTACATGGCTATCCCCGGGCCCCCCACCCAAACACTGGCCACCATGATCTTCGATGGGGTCCTCGAGCGGCATCCGGCCCTGAAGATCGGCGTCATCGAGCAGGGGGCGATCTGGATGCCAGGCTGGATGCGCCAGATGGAGAGCGCCTTCGACGCCTTCGCGAAGCACGAGGCGCGGCTGCGGAATCTCTCGCTGCGCCCCAGTGAGTTTGTGCGCCGCCAAATCCGGGCCACGCCCTATCCCACCGAGGACGTGCGCTGGATCGTGGAGCAGGCTGGGAGTGAGGTGCCCTTGTTCTCCACCGACTACCCCCACGTTGAAGGGGGGCGGCGGCCGATGGAGCGATTCGAGACGAGTCTCGGAGACGCCTCCGAGGCCGTGCGTCAGGCGTTCTACGCCGACAACTTCATCGACCTCATGGGCACAGCGCTCAGCCGACTGCCGGTGCCGGCCCACTAACCCCGAGGGCGGGCGCCGGGCCCACCCGCTCCTCGCTCAGGCTTCGTCGTCTTCCGAGCGCCCGCCATGAACCACAAAGGCCGCCACCACCCCGCCGAGGGCACCGAAGACGTGGCTCTGCCAGGAGACTCCCGGCCGGGGGAACAGCCCCCACAGCGCTCCCCCGTAGACCACGAAGGTGATGACCCCCACGATGAGGTAGCCGACCTGACGGTCGAACAGGCCCCGCAGCAAGAGGTAGGTGAAGTAGCCAAACACCAAGCCGCTCGCCCCGATGTGGATCGACTGGGATGAGCCCGTCAGCCAGGTGCCCGCCCCGGCCACCAACCCAATGATGACCGTCACCTTCACGAAGCGGCGGGCGCCCCCCAGAGCGACCACGCTGCCCATCACCAGAAAGGGAAGGGTGTTGGCCACCAGGTGACCGAACCCGTCGTGGAGGAATGGGGAAGCGACGATGCCGTCGAGCCCATCCACGCGCCGGGGCCGAATGCCGAAACGGTCGAGGCCGCCACCGAGGGGAATGTCCACCAACTCCACCCCCCACATCATCGCCACCATCAGCCCCAGCGGGATCCACGCGGCGAACCTGCGCCGGGGCAGAGCCTGCTGCACTCCCTCGGTGTCCACCGCACCATCGTGCCAGGCCGAAGGGCCCGGTGCCGCGCACCGGACGGCGTGCCCACCGCGCCCTAGTGTCCCAGGGGATGACCCCCCTCGCGCACCCCGCGCCCGCCGTCGCCCTCCAGGCGCTTCGCGATGCCCTACCCGACGCGGCGGTAGAGACCGACGTCGACGTCATGGATCGTTACCGCTACGACCGCGCCACCACGGTGGTCCCTGGTACCCCCCTGGCCCTGGTGCGCGCCACCAGCACCAGCGATGTGCAGGCCACGCTGCGGGTGGCCAGCCAGTACGCAATACCGGTGGTGCCGCGCGGAGCCGGCAGCGGACTCTCCGGTGGTTCCTGTGCGATCGATGGGGCCATCACCCTGAGCACCGAAGGCATGCGGGCCATCACCGTCGACCCTGCCGCCATGGTGGCGGTGGTTCAACCCGGCCTCCTCAATGTCGAGGTAAAAGCCGCCGCCCGGGTGCACGACCTCTGGTATCCACCCGATCCGTCGTCGTTCGAGATCTGTTCGATCGGCGGGAACCTAGCCACCAACGCCGGCGGATTGTGCTGCGTGAAATACGGCGTGACCACCGACTACGTGTTGGGCCTGGAGGTGGTGCTCGCCGATGGCCGTGCCCTTCGTCTCGGTGGCTCCACGATCAAAGAC
The sequence above is a segment of the Acidimicrobiia bacterium genome. Coding sequences within it:
- a CDS encoding amidohydrolase, which gives rise to MPYIEGRVVHDADAHIMEEPTWLLDHADPSVRAKLQPNADLALSPGEAEAIDQMKARHADPVFRARDAEEIMDRKNFKATGSTIAADRPLALDLLGVASQLLFNTFNNGHLLRLERSGDVDLAYGAATAHNRGMVEFCSVDPRLLPTCYVPLANFERSAAIAGEALAMGAAALLIPSGCPNEHSPSHLGLDPVWRQAEEAGIPIVLHVGGGGQLLHPSYFVNGGAYVPDFHGGDENFRSVDYMAIPGPPTQTLATMIFDGVLERHPALKIGVIEQGAIWMPGWMRQMESAFDAFAKHEARLRNLSLRPSEFVRRQIRATPYPTEDVRWIVEQAGSEVPLFSTDYPHVEGGRRPMERFETSLGDASEAVRQAFYADNFIDLMGTALSRLPVPAH
- a CDS encoding rhomboid family intramembrane serine protease, with product MVAMMWGVELVDIPLGGGLDRFGIRPRRVDGLDGIVASPFLHDGFGHLVANTLPFLVMGSVVALGGARRFVKVTVIIGLVAGAGTWLTGSSQSIHIGASGLVFGYFTYLLLRGLFDRQVGYLIVGVITFVVYGGALWGLFPRPGVSWQSHVFGALGGVVAAFVVHGGRSEDDEA